The following proteins come from a genomic window of Malus sylvestris chromosome 4, drMalSylv7.2, whole genome shotgun sequence:
- the LOC126618889 gene encoding vacuolar-processing enzyme-like, with product MANHGYCGFLLSLTLLSLAIHGSFCFPEINGDNKGSPSTTADEGKRWAVLVAGSNGYDNYRHQANICHAYQILKKGGLKDENIIVFMYDDIAYNSENPRKGVIINKPNGHDVYKGVPKDYTGDHVNANNLYAVILGDKSALTGGSGKVLSSGPNDHVFIYYADHGSVGLLGMPSDDVYAKDLIRVLQKKHASKGYKSMVFYIEACEAGSMFEGLLSSNLNIYATTASNAEESSYGTYCPGDPSVPDEFDTCLGDLYSISWMEDCDISDLHKETLENQYERVRRRTTKSHVMQYGDMSHKQEFLFAYMGADLSNRSHTSISDISSPSISRAVNQRDTKLLYLQQRLQKAPTGSQEKQGAQKQLLLEIAHRKNVDYSITKLGEVLFGHEKSSNVLMNVRPQGQPVVDNWDCFKNFMNIYEKYCGHLSAYGMKYTRAIANICNAGITTEKMVAASDQTCANKPNV from the exons ATGGCTAATCATGGTTATTGTGGGTTTCTACTATCTCTTACTTTGTTAAGTTTGGCTATTCATGGAAGCTTCTGCTTCCCTGAAATTAATGGAGATAACAAGGGCTCTCCAAGTACCACTGCCGATGAGGGAAAAAGATGGGCAGTTCTGGTTGCAGGATCAAATGGTTACGACAACTACAGGCACCAG GCTAACATATGCCATGCGTACCAGATACTGAAGAAAGGAGGACTGAAAGACGAGAACATCATCGTTTTCATGTACGACGATATTGCGTACAACTCGGAAAATCCTCGAAAAGGTGTCATCATCAACAAGCCAAATGGTCATGATGTTTATAAAGGAGTTCCCAAg GATTATACAGGAGATCATGTTAACGCAAACAATCTTTATGCTGTAATTCTCGGAGACAAAAGTGCTCTCACCGGAGGAAGTGGCAAGGTTCTAAGTAGCGGTCCAAATGACCATGTTTTCATATATTATGCAGACCATGGTTCTGTAGGATTACTTg GGATGCCTAGCGATGATGTTTATGCGAAAGATCTCATACGTGTACTACAGAAGAAGCATGCTTCTAAAGGTTACAAAAGCATG gtatTTTACATTGAAGCTTGCGAAGCAGGGAGCATGTTTGAGGGCCTCCTTTCAAGTAATCTGAATATTTATGCTACGACCGCGTCGAATGCAGAAGAGAGTAGTTATGGAACATATTGTCCTGGTGACCCATCAGTTCCTGATGAGTTTGATACTTGTTTGGGAGACTTGTATAGCATTTCCTGGATGGAGGATTG TGACATAAGTGATTTGCATAAAGAAACTTTGGAGAATCAATACGAAAGG GTTCGCAGAAGAACAACTAAATCGCATGTTATGCAGTACGGAGATATGAGTCATAAACAGGAATTCCTCTTTGCTTACATGGGTGCAGATCTTTCTAATCGTAGCCATACTTCCATCAGCGATATCTCTTCACCCTCAATCTCAAGGGCTGTTAACCAACGTGACACGAAGCTCCTCTACTTACAGCAAAGG CTGCAAAAAGCTCCTACTGGATCTCAAGAGAAACAGGGTGCTCAGAAGCAGCTGCTGCTTGAAATTGCTCATAGGAAAAACGTGGACTATAGCATAACGAAACTAGGGGAGGTTTTGTTCGGACACGAGAAGAGCTCAAACGTTCTAATGAATGTTAGGCCACAGGGGCAACCTGTGGTAGATAATTGGGActgcttcaagaatttt ATGAATATTTATGAGAAGTACTGCGGACATTTA